The proteins below come from a single Streptomyces sp. SCSIO 75703 genomic window:
- a CDS encoding maleylpyruvate isomerase family mycothiol-dependent enzyme → MIDHARDLAAVHTATERLLTAAGTLDNASAAVPSRLPGWTRGHVLAHLARNADALVNVLEGRPMYASAETRDADIERDAPRPLAVQIADVRESADRFRRAAAAPADWSRTVELRGGVTDSASRVPFRRWVEVELHHVDLGIGYELEDLPAEFTERETSFLAARFSGNPDVPATRLTDGTRAWSTGREAAEPERTVSGTPADLVGWLAGRRAGTALTVAGGELPSLPPL, encoded by the coding sequence ATGATTGATCACGCGCGTGACCTGGCGGCCGTACACACCGCCACCGAACGGCTGCTCACCGCGGCCGGCACCCTGGACAACGCCTCCGCGGCCGTACCGTCACGGCTTCCGGGCTGGACCCGCGGCCACGTCCTCGCCCATCTCGCCCGCAACGCGGACGCCCTCGTGAACGTCCTCGAAGGCCGGCCCATGTACGCCTCCGCCGAGACCCGGGACGCCGACATCGAGCGGGACGCCCCGCGCCCCCTGGCCGTCCAGATCGCCGACGTGCGCGAGAGCGCCGACCGCTTCCGGCGGGCCGCCGCCGCGCCGGCGGACTGGTCGCGCACGGTGGAGCTGCGCGGCGGCGTCACGGACTCCGCGTCCCGGGTCCCCTTCCGCCGCTGGGTCGAGGTGGAACTGCACCACGTGGACCTGGGGATCGGGTACGAGCTGGAGGACCTCCCCGCGGAGTTCACGGAGCGGGAGACTTCCTTCCTCGCCGCCCGTTTCTCGGGCAACCCGGACGTCCCGGCGACCCGGCTGACGGACGGCACGCGCGCGTGGAGCACGGGCCGGGAGGCGGCGGAGCCCGAACGTACCGTCTCCGGCACCCCGGCGGACCTCGTGGGCTGGCTCGCCGGCCGCCGTGCCGGGACCGCGCTGACCGTGGCGGGTGGCGAACTGCCGTCCCTGCCGCCGCTGTAG
- the uvrA gene encoding excinuclease ABC subunit UvrA has protein sequence MADRLIVRGAREHNLKNVSLDLPRDALIVFTGLSGSGKSSLAFDTIFAEGQRRYVESLSSYARQFLGQMDKPDVDFIEGLSPAVSIDQKSTSRNPRSTVGTITEVYDYLRLLFARIGKPHCPQCGRPISRQSPQAIVDRVLELPEGSRFQVLSPLVRERKGEFVDLFADLQTKGYSRARVDGETIQLSQPPTLKKQEKHTIEVVVDRLTVKDSAKRRLTDSVETALGLSGGMVVLDFVDLAEDDPERERMYSEHLYCAYDDLSFEELEPRSFSFNSPFGACPDCTGIGTRMEVDPELIVPDEEKSLDDGAIHPWSHGHTKDYFGRLIGALADALGFRTDIPFAGLPQRARKALLYGHKTQVEVRYRNRYGRERRYTTAFEGAVPFVKRRHSEAESDASRERFEGYMREVPCPSCQGTRLKPVVLAVTVMGKSIAEVSAMSISDCADFLGELKLTDRDKKIAERVLKEVNERLRFLVDVGLDYLSLNRAAGTLSGGEAQRIRLATQIGSGLVGVLYVLDEPSIGLHQRDNHRLIETLVRLRDMGNTLIVVEHDEDTIKVADWIVDIGPGAGEHGGKVVHSGGLKELLANAESQTGLYLAGKKAIPLPEIRRPLDPARQLTVHGARENNLKDIDVSFPLGVFTAVTGVSGSGKSTLVNDILYTHLARELNGARTVPGRHTRVEGDDLVDKVVHVDQSPIGRTPRSNPATYTGVFDHIRKLFAETTEAKVRGYMPGRFSFNVKGGRCENCAGDGTIKIEMNFLPDVYVPCEVCHGARYNRETLEVHYKGKSIADVLNMPIEEATDFFEAVPSIARHMKTLKDVGLGYVRLGQSATTLSGGEAQRVKLASELQKRSTGRTVYVLDEPTTGLHFEDISKLLTVLSGLVDKGNTVIVIEHNLDVIKTADWVVDMGPEGGAGGGLVVAEGTPEQVAGVPASHTGKFLRDILGADRISDAEPIPAPRRAAKTAAKTAAKKTAARKTPAQKTEPKTARTTKKAAKPAKSAKPAAK, from the coding sequence GTGGCCGACCGTCTCATCGTCCGTGGCGCGCGCGAGCACAACCTGAAGAACGTCTCGCTCGACCTGCCTCGCGACGCGCTCATCGTCTTCACGGGCCTGTCCGGGTCGGGCAAGTCCTCCCTGGCCTTCGACACCATCTTCGCCGAGGGCCAGCGGCGCTACGTGGAGTCGCTCTCCAGCTACGCCCGGCAGTTCCTCGGCCAGATGGACAAGCCGGACGTCGACTTCATCGAGGGACTCTCCCCGGCGGTCTCCATCGACCAGAAGTCGACCTCCCGCAACCCGCGCTCCACGGTCGGCACCATCACCGAGGTCTACGACTACCTGCGCCTGCTCTTCGCCCGCATCGGCAAGCCCCACTGCCCCCAGTGCGGCCGGCCGATCTCGCGCCAGTCACCGCAGGCCATCGTGGACCGGGTCCTGGAACTGCCCGAGGGCAGCCGCTTCCAGGTGCTCTCGCCGCTGGTGCGCGAGCGCAAGGGCGAGTTCGTCGACCTCTTCGCCGACCTCCAGACCAAGGGGTACTCCCGCGCGCGTGTGGACGGCGAGACGATCCAGCTCTCCCAGCCGCCCACACTCAAGAAGCAGGAGAAGCACACCATCGAGGTGGTCGTCGACCGCCTCACGGTGAAGGACTCCGCCAAGCGCCGCCTCACCGACTCCGTCGAGACCGCGCTCGGCCTCTCGGGCGGCATGGTCGTGCTCGACTTCGTCGACCTCGCCGAGGACGACCCCGAGCGCGAGCGCATGTACTCGGAGCACCTGTACTGCGCCTACGACGACCTGTCCTTCGAGGAGCTGGAGCCCCGCTCGTTCTCCTTCAACTCGCCCTTCGGCGCCTGCCCCGACTGCACCGGCATCGGCACGCGCATGGAGGTCGACCCCGAGCTGATCGTCCCGGACGAGGAGAAGTCCCTCGACGACGGCGCCATCCACCCCTGGTCGCACGGCCACACCAAGGACTACTTCGGCCGCCTCATCGGCGCCCTCGCGGACGCGCTCGGCTTCCGTACCGACATCCCCTTCGCCGGGCTGCCGCAGCGCGCCCGCAAAGCGCTGCTGTACGGACACAAGACCCAGGTCGAGGTCCGCTACCGCAACCGGTACGGGCGCGAGCGCCGGTACACCACGGCGTTCGAGGGGGCCGTCCCCTTCGTCAAGCGCCGGCACAGCGAGGCCGAGAGCGACGCCAGCCGCGAGCGCTTCGAGGGCTACATGCGCGAGGTGCCCTGCCCGAGCTGCCAGGGCACCCGCCTCAAGCCGGTCGTCCTCGCGGTCACCGTCATGGGCAAGTCGATCGCCGAGGTCTCCGCGATGTCGATCAGCGACTGCGCGGACTTCCTGGGCGAGCTGAAGCTCACCGACCGCGACAAGAAGATCGCCGAACGCGTGCTCAAGGAGGTCAACGAGCGGCTCCGCTTCCTCGTCGACGTCGGCCTCGACTACCTCTCGCTGAACCGCGCGGCCGGCACCCTCTCCGGCGGCGAGGCCCAGCGGATCCGCCTGGCCACCCAGATCGGCTCCGGACTCGTCGGCGTGCTCTACGTCCTCGACGAACCCTCCATCGGCCTGCACCAGCGCGACAACCACCGGCTGATCGAGACCCTCGTCCGGCTCCGTGACATGGGCAACACCCTGATCGTCGTCGAGCACGACGAGGACACCATCAAGGTCGCCGACTGGATCGTCGACATCGGCCCCGGCGCGGGCGAGCACGGCGGCAAGGTGGTGCACAGCGGCGGGCTCAAGGAACTGCTGGCCAACGCCGAATCGCAGACCGGTCTCTACCTGGCCGGCAAGAAGGCCATCCCGCTGCCCGAGATCCGGCGCCCGCTGGACCCCGCCCGGCAGCTCACCGTGCACGGCGCCCGGGAGAACAACCTGAAGGACATCGACGTGTCCTTCCCGCTCGGCGTGTTCACGGCCGTCACCGGCGTCTCCGGCTCCGGCAAGTCGACCCTGGTCAACGACATCCTGTACACCCACCTCGCCCGCGAGCTGAACGGCGCGCGGACCGTGCCCGGACGGCACACGCGCGTGGAGGGCGACGACCTGGTCGACAAGGTCGTCCACGTCGACCAGTCGCCCATCGGCCGCACCCCGCGGTCGAACCCGGCGACGTACACCGGTGTCTTCGACCACATCCGCAAGCTGTTCGCCGAGACCACCGAGGCGAAGGTCCGCGGGTACATGCCCGGCCGCTTCTCCTTCAACGTCAAGGGCGGCCGCTGCGAGAACTGCGCGGGCGACGGCACCATCAAGATCGAGATGAACTTCCTCCCGGACGTCTACGTCCCGTGCGAGGTCTGCCACGGCGCCCGGTACAACCGGGAGACCCTGGAGGTCCACTACAAGGGCAAGTCCATCGCCGACGTGCTGAACATGCCGATCGAGGAGGCCACGGACTTCTTCGAGGCGGTCCCCTCGATCGCCCGGCACATGAAGACCCTCAAGGACGTCGGCCTCGGCTACGTCCGGCTCGGCCAGTCCGCGACGACCCTGTCCGGCGGCGAGGCGCAGCGGGTGAAGCTCGCCAGCGAACTCCAGAAGCGCTCCACCGGCCGCACGGTCTACGTCCTGGACGAGCCGACCACCGGCCTGCACTTCGAGGACATCAGCAAGCTGCTGACGGTCCTGTCCGGCCTGGTCGACAAGGGCAACACGGTCATCGTCATCGAGCACAACCTCGACGTGATCAAGACGGCCGACTGGGTCGTCGACATGGGCCCCGAAGGCGGCGCCGGCGGTGGCCTCGTGGTCGCCGAGGGCACGCCGGAGCAGGTCGCGGGCGTCCCCGCGAGCCACACCGGCAAGTTCCTGCGGGACATCCTCGGCGCCGACCGGATCAGCGACGCCGAGCCGATCCCGGCACCGCGCAGGGCGGCGAAGACGGCGGCCAAGACCGCCGCCAAGAAGACCGCCGCCCGGAAGACCCCGGCGCAGAAGACCGAGCCCAAGACCGCCAGGACCACCAAGAAGGCCGCCAAGCCGGCGAAGTCCGCCAAGCCGGCCGCGAAGTAG
- a CDS encoding carbohydrate kinase: protein MIVVAGEALIDLVPQGTSALAPLRPALGGGPYNTAVALGRLGSPTAFCSRVSLDAFGEALLERLREAGVDVSTVQRGPEPTTLAVASVGADGSASYSFYVEGTADRLFTAPSTLPVGTRAVSFGTCSLVLEPGASAYERLLRDSAARGVFTALDPNIRTGLIPDPDAYRTRFKSWLPSVSLLKLSAEDAEWLGGTPRDWLAAGPSAVVITQGGDGLTAYTRDGGVYTVPGERIRVVDTIGAGDTVNAALLHGLAVRNALGDREAAALGPQGWTDLLGFAARAAAVTCSRAGAEPPYSHEVAG from the coding sequence GTGATCGTCGTCGCCGGTGAGGCACTGATCGACCTGGTACCGCAGGGCACCAGTGCCCTGGCCCCGCTGCGCCCCGCGCTCGGCGGCGGCCCGTACAACACGGCCGTCGCGCTGGGTCGCCTCGGCTCCCCCACCGCGTTCTGTTCCCGGGTGTCCCTGGACGCCTTCGGCGAGGCGCTGCTGGAGCGGCTGCGGGAGGCCGGCGTGGACGTGTCCACCGTGCAGCGCGGGCCCGAGCCGACGACACTCGCGGTGGCGTCGGTCGGCGCGGACGGTTCGGCTTCCTACTCGTTCTACGTGGAGGGGACCGCCGACCGGCTGTTCACGGCGCCTTCGACGCTGCCCGTGGGGACCCGGGCGGTGTCCTTCGGCACCTGTTCGCTGGTGCTGGAGCCGGGGGCGAGCGCCTACGAGAGGCTGCTGCGCGATTCGGCGGCCCGGGGTGTCTTCACCGCCCTGGACCCGAACATCCGGACCGGGCTGATCCCGGACCCGGACGCCTACCGGACCCGGTTCAAGAGCTGGCTGCCGTCGGTGTCGCTGCTGAAGCTGTCCGCCGAGGACGCCGAGTGGCTGGGCGGCACGCCTCGCGACTGGCTGGCGGCGGGCCCGTCGGCGGTCGTGATCACCCAGGGTGGTGACGGGCTGACCGCGTACACGCGGGACGGCGGCGTGTACACCGTCCCGGGCGAGCGGATCAGGGTGGTGGACACGATCGGCGCGGGCGACACCGTGAACGCGGCGCTCCTGCACGGTCTCGCGGTGCGCAACGCCCTCGGCGACCGGGAGGCGGCCGCGCTGGGTCCGCAGGGCTGGACGGACCTGCTCGGCTTCGCCGCCCGCGCGGCGGCCGTCACCTGCTCGCGGGCGGGCGCGGAACCGCCGTACTCCCACGAGGTCGCCGGCTGA
- a CDS encoding LacI family DNA-binding transcriptional regulator: protein MTTMADVARSAGVSVATVSHVLNDTRPVLPHTRQAVMDAVEQLGYTPNGPARSLVTARTRSIGLAVSAISNPYFTEILQGVEACALEHGYSLLIADPHDDPAHEHTVVRLLHERRVDGMIVAPSAEPGALLAYLARHRVPAVFLDRLVDAPETGDWRFDQVCADGCEPTAGLVTHLAELGHRRIGLVAGRPGLSTTRERLTGYRHGLAAAGLPFDERLVVHGDSEAAGGERATDALLSLAVPPTGLVTANNVMTIGALRALRERGLSVPGDVALCCFDDFAWADLFTPRLTAVAQPSRELGARAVRLLLERLDSPGRPARTVRLHCSLAHRTSCGCPEQPEPPGPPRPAGADASPSTS, encoded by the coding sequence ATGGCCGATGTCGCCCGGAGCGCCGGAGTCTCCGTGGCGACCGTCTCCCACGTGCTGAACGACACCCGCCCGGTGCTGCCGCACACCCGGCAGGCCGTCATGGACGCCGTCGAACAGCTCGGTTACACCCCGAACGGGCCGGCGCGCTCCCTGGTGACGGCGCGTACCCGTTCCATCGGGCTCGCGGTGTCGGCGATCAGCAACCCGTATTTCACGGAGATCCTCCAGGGGGTCGAGGCCTGCGCTCTGGAGCACGGCTACAGCCTGCTCATCGCCGATCCCCACGACGATCCGGCCCACGAGCACACGGTCGTCCGGTTGCTGCACGAGCGACGGGTGGACGGCATGATCGTCGCCCCCTCGGCGGAGCCGGGCGCCCTGCTCGCCTACCTCGCCCGCCACCGGGTGCCGGCCGTCTTCCTCGACCGGCTGGTCGACGCTCCGGAGACGGGCGACTGGCGCTTCGACCAGGTCTGTGCCGACGGCTGCGAGCCGACGGCCGGTCTGGTCACCCATCTGGCCGAGCTGGGGCACCGCCGGATCGGTCTGGTCGCCGGCCGGCCGGGACTCAGCACGACCCGGGAACGGCTCACCGGCTACCGGCACGGGCTGGCAGCGGCCGGTCTGCCCTTCGACGAGCGCCTGGTGGTGCACGGTGATTCGGAGGCGGCCGGCGGCGAACGCGCCACCGATGCCCTGCTCTCTCTGGCGGTCCCGCCGACCGGGCTGGTCACGGCCAACAACGTGATGACCATCGGTGCCCTGCGCGCCCTGCGGGAGCGGGGCCTGTCCGTACCCGGCGATGTCGCGCTGTGCTGCTTCGACGACTTCGCCTGGGCGGACCTCTTCACCCCGCGGCTCACCGCCGTCGCGCAGCCGAGCCGGGAACTGGGCGCGCGGGCCGTGCGGCTGCTACTGGAGCGCCTGGACTCCCCGGGCCGCCCGGCCCGGACGGTCCGGCTGCACTGCTCCCTGGCCCACCGCACCTCGTGCGGCTGCCCCGAGCAGCCGGAGCCTCCCGGGCCGCCCCGCCCGGCCGGGGCCGACGCGTCCCCCTCCACCTCCTAG